A genome region from Oceanispirochaeta sp. includes the following:
- a CDS encoding energy-coupling factor transporter transmembrane protein EcfT: MRDFDILQNLSLGQYTPGDSLIHALNPALKIAALVMGMVMVFLSALFPQMFLLFLLLVFIAKLSGQKPGALLRGVRPVLPFLLVIALIQMFFIPRSYESSALLTLFQFELHSEDLLFTGKLFGRFFCLFLLFTLFTSVTTVSEISHGAEILFRPIGKKKGWSHDLSLVITITVRYIPIQAMEAEHITKAQASRGGSFGTWKMGLFKKLRLYIPLLVPLFVAALERAEILVEAMEARCYEPGQERGRLAEYPWTRRDLTALILIVLGFLLLIFSRFI; the protein is encoded by the coding sequence ATGAGAGACTTTGACATTCTGCAGAACCTGTCTCTGGGGCAGTACACACCGGGGGACTCGCTGATTCATGCATTGAATCCCGCTCTGAAGATTGCCGCACTGGTCATGGGAATGGTCATGGTGTTTCTCTCCGCTTTGTTTCCCCAGATGTTTCTGTTGTTTCTGCTGCTGGTCTTCATTGCAAAGCTGTCAGGACAGAAGCCGGGAGCTCTCCTCAGAGGAGTCCGACCGGTGCTTCCCTTTCTTCTGGTCATTGCCCTTATTCAGATGTTTTTTATACCCCGGAGCTATGAAAGCTCTGCTTTATTGACTCTCTTTCAATTTGAGCTCCACTCGGAGGATCTTCTCTTCACGGGGAAATTGTTCGGCCGCTTCTTCTGTCTTTTTCTGCTGTTTACCCTGTTTACGTCGGTGACAACCGTATCTGAAATAAGCCATGGGGCTGAAATCCTTTTTAGGCCGATAGGTAAGAAGAAGGGATGGTCCCATGACCTGTCACTGGTGATCACCATTACAGTCCGTTACATACCGATCCAGGCGATGGAAGCGGAACATATTACCAAGGCACAGGCCTCTCGGGGTGGCTCCTTCGGGACCTGGAAAATGGGACTCTTCAAGAAACTTCGCCTCTATATTCCCCTACTGGTCCCCCTTTTTGTAGCCGCTCTAGAACGGGCTGAAATTCTGGTGGAAGCCATGGAGGCCAGGTGCTATGAACCGGGACAGGAAAGAGGCCGCCTGGCCGAATACCCCTGGACAAGGAGAGACCTGACGGCTCTCATCCTTATTGTTTTAGGATTTTTACTGCTGATTTTCAGCAGATTTATATAA
- a CDS encoding ECF transporter S component: MSDSNRTRKIVVTAVMAAISVVLGATRLGYIPWFSGASLTIMHVPVIIGAILEGPVVGMIIGLIFGIFSLIQAAVSPTGPVDVFFVNPLISVLPRILIGLISWLVFRAFRGKFLSLSTILASLAGSLTNTILVLGALGIAGALPWELIGAIVVANGLAEAGAAAVICTAVILSWQSVDSRGKKSKLDDLKEDDNAAGR, from the coding sequence ATGTCTGATTCTAATCGTACCCGCAAGATTGTCGTCACCGCCGTGATGGCTGCCATTTCTGTGGTCCTGGGAGCAACACGTCTGGGATATATTCCCTGGTTTTCCGGAGCGTCTCTGACCATCATGCACGTCCCGGTCATCATCGGTGCCATTTTAGAGGGCCCTGTAGTCGGAATGATCATCGGTTTGATCTTTGGTATTTTCAGCTTAATTCAGGCGGCGGTCTCTCCTACGGGACCTGTGGATGTGTTCTTTGTGAATCCGCTGATCTCCGTGCTGCCCCGAATTCTGATCGGTTTGATTAGCTGGCTTGTCTTCAGGGCATTCCGGGGGAAATTCCTCTCCTTATCGACAATTCTGGCATCTCTGGCCGGGAGCCTGACTAATACAATCCTTGTTCTGGGTGCTCTGGGAATTGCCGGGGCCCTCCCCTGGGAGCTGATCGGCGCTATCGTCGTCGCCAATGGGCTGGCCGAAGCCGGAGCCGCCGCCGTGATCTGTACGGCCGTGATTCTCTCCTGGCAGTCTGTGGATTCCCGAGGGAAGAAATCCAAACTGGATGATCTGAAGGAAGATGATAATGCTGCTGGCCGTTGA
- a CDS encoding type III pantothenate kinase encodes MLLAVDVGNTNIVLGIHDGEAWRNHWRISTDTSKMPDEYGVLVRDLLREGDVNRNSITQAVISSVVPGLTGKIREMIYQMTGFEPLIVGPGVKTGLKILIENPAELGTDIVCNSVAAYNRIQGNCIVVDFGTALTFTAIREPGEILGVSIAPGLQAAAEALSEHTAQLPQVWLEPPLKAIGTNTIKSIQSGVVLGYTGLVEALIDRMKAELGGSASVIATGGR; translated from the coding sequence ATGCTGCTGGCCGTTGATGTAGGGAATACCAATATCGTTCTGGGCATTCATGACGGAGAGGCCTGGAGAAATCACTGGAGAATCAGTACGGATACCTCCAAAATGCCTGACGAGTATGGTGTTCTGGTCCGTGATCTCCTCCGTGAAGGAGATGTGAACCGGAATTCCATCACCCAGGCTGTCATCAGTTCGGTTGTCCCCGGACTCACAGGCAAGATACGGGAGATGATCTATCAGATGACGGGTTTTGAACCCCTCATCGTCGGCCCCGGGGTCAAAACGGGTCTAAAGATTCTCATTGAGAATCCTGCCGAACTGGGAACAGACATCGTCTGTAACTCCGTGGCGGCTTATAACAGAATTCAGGGGAACTGCATCGTTGTCGATTTCGGGACAGCCCTGACCTTTACGGCCATCCGGGAACCCGGCGAGATCCTGGGTGTGTCTATTGCTCCCGGTCTTCAGGCTGCCGCCGAGGCCCTGTCGGAACATACGGCCCAACTGCCTCAGGTCTGGCTGGAACCCCCTCTTAAGGCCATCGGCACGAATACCATCAAATCCATCCAGTCCGGCGTGGTTTTGGGTTATACAGGGCTGGTTGAAGCACTGATCGACCGCATGAAGGCCGAGTTGGGCGGGTCCGCCTCTGTCATTGCCACCGGGGGCAGGG